The Vibrio alginolyticus NBRC 15630 = ATCC 17749 genomic sequence GCTTCAGGGTAAGTTTCTAAATATTCTTCTAAGCTTGCTCTTTTCACTTCTTTCAGTTGTTTTAGGAGCTTAAGATCAATACCGTGCTCATGATAGATCGTACCTCGAGAGTCGCTGCATGTAACTGGCGTTGCTCCCATATGGTACAGTTTTTCAATGGCGTAGATAGCCACGTTGCCAGCACCAGAAACGAGACAAGTTTTCCCTTTCAATGAATCGTTGCGGTCGTTGAGCATGCATTCTGCAAAATAGACGGCGCCATATCCTGTCGCTTCTTTTCTGGCGAGTGAGCCACCCCAAAGAAGACTCTTGCCTGTAAGCACACCTTCGTAGCGGCCCGTCAATCGTTTGTATTGACCAAACATATAGCCAATTTCGCGCGCCCCGACACCGATATCGCCTGCGGGCACATCGGTGGTAGGACCGATGTGACGGTACAACTCGTTCATAAATGATTGGCAAAATCGCATGATCTCGCCGTCGGATTTTCCTTTAGGATCGAAGTTTGAACCGCCTTTGCCGCCACCGATAGGAAGGCCAGTCAGTGCGTTTTTAAAGATTTGCTCAAAGCCGAGAAATTTTATGATGCTCGCATTGACTGAGTGATGGAATCTCAATCCTCCTTTGTACGGCCCCAAAGCAGAGTTGAATTCAACTCGATAACCTTTGTTTACTTGTACATTTCCAGCATCATCAACCCAAGGAACTCGAAACATGATTTGACGTTCTGGCTCGACGATCCTCTGGATAATCGCTTGTTCCTTATATTTATTATTGCCTTCTATTACCGGCGCGAGAGAAGTTAATACTTCTTCTACCGCTTGGTAAAATTCTTTTTGCGCAGGGCTACTGTGTTGCAACGCAACAATAGTATCGTGTATGTATGACATAGATTTCTTCCTTGATGTGAATAAGCAATCAGTTTATATGAATGTATTTCCATTAAATAGTGATTTTGACCAAGATTCAATGGTTGTAGTGGTCTTTCCTGCGGATGAGAATGTGCAGCTTCTAACCCAGGCAGTGTTGGTTGAGATAGGTAGGGCGAGCTAAGTAAGCGGGTGGTTGAGTGATCAGTTTCACATATAACAAGCAGAAATCACTTTAGTCGATGTTGTTGTGCAGTTACGCAAATTGTTTATGTTAACGTCATGTTAAAGTTTGTGTGTGTGATAACTTGTGAAAAGACAACTATATGGATGAGCTTAAGGTTCTGAACTCGTTTATTCAGCAGAATGGTCTACCAGCGTTTGGCCACCTTGATGGAATTCCAACATCGTTACAGCTAGATAAATTTACTTACCTCGATGAGATGGATAAGCCAGTGTCTAAGTGGCGCCGTTACCGCGATTATAAGCAGTTTCAGTTCGTCAATTTGGTCACACCTGATTACGTCATTGGAGTAGCGATTGCTGATATACGGTATTTAGCATCCGGCTTTTGCTACCTATTTGATATTAAAAAGAATAAGTTGATTGAGCAACAATGGTTGAAATCTTTTAATATAGGTTATCAAACTCAGCCTTCCAGTTGGTGCAGTCTTGCCCATCTTGCTAACAAAAGAGTTCAGTTTTCTATTAAGGATGGTATTTGGCACGTCCACTTTGTGACAGAGTCAGTCAATGCGGATCTCTATTTACGTCCAGAAAACATGAGTTTGCCATTAATGTTGTGTACGCCAACAGGTTATGCGGGTTGGACATATACTCAGAAGCACAATGCGTTAGCAGTAGACGGTAACTTGTTCATATTAGGAAAAGAGCAAGATCTTTCAGAGGTGGCTGCTGGTTACGATTTTTCCGCTGGGTACATG encodes the following:
- the gdhA gene encoding NADP-specific glutamate dehydrogenase; this translates as MSYIHDTIVALQHSSPAQKEFYQAVEEVLTSLAPVIEGNNKYKEQAIIQRIVEPERQIMFRVPWVDDAGNVQVNKGYRVEFNSALGPYKGGLRFHHSVNASIIKFLGFEQIFKNALTGLPIGGGKGGSNFDPKGKSDGEIMRFCQSFMNELYRHIGPTTDVPAGDIGVGAREIGYMFGQYKRLTGRYEGVLTGKSLLWGGSLARKEATGYGAVYFAECMLNDRNDSLKGKTCLVSGAGNVAIYAIEKLYHMGATPVTCSDSRGTIYHEHGIDLKLLKQLKEVKRASLEEYLETYPEAEYTPEGDYPNEGHAVWRYQADAAFPCATQNELTSDDALALIENGCILISEGANMPTTRDAANIIVDSDIAYGPAKAANAGGVATSQLEMAQNASMQNWTFEQVDSQLQTIMKNIFINANETSKEFGQPGNLVLGANIAGFRKVADAMIEQGVV
- a CDS encoding DUF2804 domain-containing protein — protein: MDELKVLNSFIQQNGLPAFGHLDGIPTSLQLDKFTYLDEMDKPVSKWRRYRDYKQFQFVNLVTPDYVIGVAIADIRYLASGFCYLFDIKKNKLIEQQWLKSFNIGYQTQPSSWCSLAHLANKRVQFSIKDGIWHVHFVTESVNADLYLRPENMSLPLMLCTPTGYAGWTYTQKHNALAVDGNLFILGKEQDLSEVAAGYDFSAGYMRRETSWRWASINCFEDDRRLGLNLAAGVNETGYCENVLWINGQRHFLQPVQFQFSRSDEGQKWHITSEDKRVNLQFTPLNRRSEKKNFWLLKSNFRQYIGYFSGYIIDGNGIKHQLEEVMGLTEDHYAKW